Within the Fusarium keratoplasticum isolate Fu6.1 chromosome 1, whole genome shotgun sequence genome, the region TCGTCGTCAAGATACCCGAAGAGGGACAGAGCAAGCTGTAGATATGTGCTTGATAGAGGATATCTTTGTTTCCATGTATAGTCGTTGAAAGAGTACCCGTAGGCTTCAAGAGGGTTAAAATATCAATATGGCTCACCTATCCGTCTCTAACTAACGTTGGTCATCTCATCATTCAATAAGTTGTTTCCCTCTcatgtcatcatcattgctGTACCGCCCTCGCCATTGCCTGAAACTTGTCCATCACGTCCTTGTCCACATTGACTGCCCACTGTTCTTGGAACGCTGCCTCTCCGCCCACCCGGTTCACCAGGTCCTGCAGTCGCATCTTTACAAACTCGAATGCGTGAACGGTATGCACTGGGTCCTTGGCAGTTGTATTCCGTTCCGCGATAATCTTGGGGGTATCATATTCGCTCGGCTCCAGTGCTCCCCAGATGAGCGTATCGGTACCGTTGGCCACGCCGTCCTGTAGCTCTGAAATCACATTGATCCACATGTCGAAGTAGTCCTGAAGCTTGCCCAGGACAAGTTCCTGCATCGGCGATGGCAGCTCTAGAAGTCGTGTGAGCCCTAGCAGGTACAGCTTCTGTCGCTCAATATTGTCCATGCTCGAGAGGTGTGAGAACCACTCCGAGGTGAGCCAGCCCCAGACTTGGTCCAGAGAACCCATGTTGGTCAGCATCTGGGTGAAGAGCGTGGGCTCGGCCAGCGCGAGTCGCCCCAGGATGGCAAAGTAGTCGTTCTCGGTAACTGTGCTGAGCTTGCTGACCTTTCGATTCGGTCCCGTGGTTTGGTGTGCTTCCCATGCATTGTGTaggttctcgaggagcttcttcatgaATCCAATCTCGACCATGTCCTGCAAGATATACGACACTCCAGTCGAGCCACCAAGTTCCACCGCAGCTCTGATGAGGTTCTCGACGCAGATTGTGCCAAGCCGGACCTGTTCTCGGCTTCTCGAATCCAAAACACCCGAGAGCGCGCTCAATGTCGGACGGCGTAGTCGGTCCTCCAACATGGATGCAGGAGACAGGAGGATATACGACTCAACCACACTGAGGGCCAAAGAGGCCGTCTCGCTGTCATAGTCAAGAAGCGGGAGGGCCAGCTCGGCTAGGTTAACCACCTCGGGAGCCAGAGGAGCGTTGCTCTGCATGAGGATGTTGTTCCACAGCTCAAGCGACTCGTCAATCAAGTGAAGATGCAAATCTGATCCCCGGCGAGCTGCTTCAGACAACAGAGGAACCATGAAATGTTGATATCGCTGAGAGCTTGGTCCCATACTCATGACAAGAGCTGCGAAAATGGACGTCACGGCCTGCTTAATCATGTATTCTTCAGCCCCAGAGTTCTCCCACACCGTAGGGAGGGCAGACATGAGCTGGTCTCCAAATTGTGACACCTGCTCTTCCATTCGCGTCACCAATATTCGAATCGACTCGAGGATTGCCAACTTGGTCTCATCCACATCAACACTCTGTAccaggttgatgagctgcGACAGGACATCAGACGTATAGGGCAAGAATGCCTCGACGCAAAAGTCAAGTTCATCAGCGATCCAGCGTAGTTGCCGGGCCGCCGTGATtctgacgacgaggtcgtTGATCTCATCGTCGGGGTTGAGGAAATGGCGGTAGATCTGGTAAACTATAGGCCGACTGGCATCATCCAGCTTGACAGGAGCCCACTGGCTCACAAGAATTGCGATCCGCCGTCGCAACACCTTGCACAACGGCCCCTGCTGTTGAGCGTCATTGACGATAGTTGAGGCTAGTACAGCATCAAAGTCAAAGACGTGGTGCACGTGAGCAGCTGCCAGGCCCATTGCTGTGTACACAGCCTCCTTTGTAGCAATGTCTGCCTGGGGATTCTGAGCACTCTGGAAGTATGACAACAGAGGGGGCACTAGCAGCTCCTTGTAGTGTGTAAGGAGATCGAGGAACAGCTTCTCGGCACACGGCCGTACCTCCCATTCATAGGCATTTCCTTCACTCTGTTCCTGTTGTTCCCATTCCTCAGGGTCTTCTTCCCAGCCTTCCAGATCAGACTTGCGGAAGATGAGCAGGTGTGTAATAATGGAGTTGACAATCTGAACCACAAGATCGGGCTTGAGCAGTTCCGTCTTGACAAGCAGACTGGCCTGCTCCTGCTCGGCCTTGGTTTCCTGGCTTCTCCACTTGAAGGTCTGAACATGCTGGAACGCGATTCTAACGCATGCTCGGAGCAGGAGAAGACCCTTGAGAGCCAGCCTCTCCAAGACAGGACCCTCaaccttggacttggccgTGCCCGCCTCTGCTGGTCCTTGCCGAATGCCCCCTGACTGGTCAAAGACCTCAGCAAATTTGGCAACGAGATCCCAGTACGCATGTACCAGGGAGAGCGAGTCCGGAAGGAACGCAAAGCTAGCGGCATGCTGTTCCGCCATGTCGATGTGTAGCTTGGTGAACTGGAGGAGGTGCTTGCCAACAACATCTTGGTAGCCGGCCGGGACCGTCGAGTCGTGGCTAACGAAATTGAGCAGCTGGCCGAACTGATTTTGTGACAAAGTCCAAAAGTCCGAAACCGTCTTGTCGCCGTGGGGTCGCTCATATCCCATAATCACGAGCCGACGAAGTACCTTGAGCGCAAACAAGCTGTTGAGCATGGCAAGGTCTGCTTCATCACTCGTTCCTGCTCCACCGTTGAGAAAGCCCACCCACGCTGTGGACTTTTCGGCATAAATTTCTGTGAGGACATGGGTGATTTCAGGCGTGACAGACTGGAGAGCAGTCTGACTCTTTCGCATCCTAGCAGTTCCCAGCTCTTTGACCACACGAAGGAGGATCTGTAGTGTGCCGTGGAGGTGCTTCTGGTTGCCATTCCGAGACGAGCGGAGCAGCTCAGTGATACTTCCCATAGCATCTGGCCATTCGGTCGGATAGTCGATCCTAACCACTTTGGCGATTACTAGGGCATTGTGGAGGGCGAGGTTTGAGTGCTCCTCGTCGATGGTGCCCTGAAACAACCGCGAGCGTATCAGGTTCTTCTCGTCTGGCTTGATGCTGTTCTTGACTTGGTTATATAGCCGCCAATATCGATCGATGCCATTTTTAAGCTGGATTACTGCGAGGAAGCGAACTTCGGCGGCGAGAGACTTGTCGAGGTAGACGGCCTGTCAGACTGTTAGTATCTGGAGAATGAGGCCTCTGGAACCGGAATGAACTCGCCTGCAACGAGGAGTAGTAGCCTGGTTGAAGCTCCCATGATGTAAGCTGTTGGCCCGCCGTCTGGCGCTGCGCGTAGTCGGTCGAAGTGGCGGACTGCAGTGTCTGGTAGAGCGACTGCAGGGTCAGCGGGTTCGCATCGCCGGGAACCTCGATAGCGAAGCTCATGGTTGGAGCcggcggctgcggctgcggctgctgtcCGTGGGAGCCACAGAGGGAGGTCTTCGTAGAGGCCAGCCACGCAGGTGTTGGTCAGGAATGTCCCAAGGCGGCTTATCCTTGTGAAGAGCGGAGAGTATGAAGATGGCTTGTGGATTTTGGCTAgtcgacgatggatggatgtccCAGGCAGTTGTTTGCTTTGGCGGGGTTCAGCGGATACCAACGCCTGTTTGGAAGGTGGAGGGGTAAAATACGACGGGAGGAGCCCCAGGCCACAACGATGGACGGGAGATGGCAGGAGAGACGTTGACCGACCATTTAGATACAAATTTTGCAATTTTGGTAGGGactttggtgttgttgagggcTGAATATCTTATGCCCGCTATAGCGTGTAACACGGGTTTCTTCTCCGTGTATCTGTTGTGTTTGTGCAAAAACTGTTCCTTCACGAAGTACCTACTTGCTACAGGTAAAGTAGGTACTTCAACGCTTCAACTCAGGCATGGATCCAATGGATGGCCTGATGAACCCTTCCTGCTCAGCCTGATCACACAAGAGGCATTATTCTTTGATGACTACCTATTAAAACTAAAGACCCCACGTTACAAAATTTCAAATTCATGCAAACGACCCGAGATGGTCTCAACTCGGAAGATAGGGCTGTTTAACCGCTACACGAACAGTGCATAGGTTAGGCCAATGCCGATGCCACCAGGAATAGCGGACCAGGACCCCTGCTGACAGCCCTTGTGCGCTAGACTCCAAGAAGCAACGAAT harbors:
- a CDS encoding Importin N-terminal domain-containing protein, whose protein sequence is MSFAIEVPGDANPLTLQSLYQTLQSATSTDYAQRQTAGQQLTSWELQPGYYSSLQAVYLDKSLAAEVRFLAVIQLKNGIDRYWRLYNQVKNSIKPDEKNLIRSRLFQGTIDEEHSNLALHNALVIAKVVRIDYPTEWPDAMGSITELLRSSRNGNQKHLHGTLQILLRVVKELGTARMRKSQTALQSVTPEITHVLTEIYAEKSTAWVGFLNGGAGTSDEADLAMLNSLFALKVLRRLVIMGYERPHGDKTVSDFWTLSQNQFGQLLNFVSHDSTVPAGYQDVVGKHLLQFTKLHIDMAEQHAASFAFLPDSLSLVHAYWDLVAKFAEVFDQSGGIRQGPAEAGTAKSKVEGPVLERLALKGLLLLRACVRIAFQHVQTFKWRSQETKAEQEQASLLVKTELLKPDLVVQIVNSIITHLLIFRKSDLEGWEEDPEEWEQQEQSEGNAYEWEVRPCAEKLFLDLLTHYKELLVPPLLSYFQSAQNPQADIATKEAVYTAMGLAAAHVHHVFDFDAVLASTIVNDAQQQGPLCKVLRRRIAILVSQWAPVKLDDASRPIVYQIYRHFLNPDDEINDLVVRITAARQLRWIADELDFCVEAFLPYTSDVLSQLINLVQSVDVDETKLAILESIRILVTRMEEQVSQFGDQLMSALPTVWENSGAEEYMIKQAVTSIFAALVMSMGPSSQRYQHFMVPLLSEAARRGSDLHLHLIDESLELWNNILMQSNAPLAPEVVNLAELALPLLDYDSETASLALSVVESYILLSPASMLEDRLRRPTLSALSGVLDSRSREQVRLGTICVENLIRAAVELGGSTGVSYILQDMVEIGFMKKLLENLHNAWEAHQTTGPNRKVSKLSTVTENDYFAILGRLALAEPTLFTQMLTNMGSLDQVWGWLTSEWFSHLSSMDNIERQKLYLLGLTRLLELPSPMQELVLGKLQDYFDMWINVISELQDGVANGTDTLIWGALEPSEYDTPKIIAERNTTAKDPVHTVHAFEFVKMRLQDLVNRVGGEAAFQEQWAVNVDKDVMDKFQAMARAVQQ